TTACAAAAATATTGTTTATATCTACCGGCTGATATCCTGCAGCAAACACCACTTCCACAGGTATACTTGTTGTAAAACCTACTTTTTTCAAAAAAACACTCCTATTCTAAATTTTTTGTCTTTTCATATTATAATACACAAATAAAAAGCTTTAAAGTTTTTTTAAAAAATAAGCTGCTGCAAACTTAAGTTTCCCTTAGTATGCAGCAGCCCCTAAATTATTATAAACTTTTTTAATAAACATTTTTAATAAACTTTTTTATTTTTTCAAGTCCTGTGTTTTTAAGTCCTCTACCTTTTTTAAGCTCCAATAATTCTTGAAAATATACTTCCTCTACTCCCAAAACCCTCAGGAATTTTGCTGACTCTTTTTATAGAGTAGGGATTAAAGCTTGAAGTTATTATTTTACCGTCCTCATCCATTTCCAATATGGCGTGGTGAAGAAATTTATCGCGCATATAATACCTCATATCAATAAATACATATCGGGTTATACCTCCTGCTAATTCCCTGTCCACATGGAATATAGGTGTAAAATCAGCAAAAAATTTACCTACATTAGACTTTGAAACTTTTTCTAAAATGTCATCTTGAATTTTATATAATTTTTTTATAAGCTTTACATTTTTCTTGAAAATATTTTTTTCACCAACTATGCTGGATTCTTTTTTTTCAAGTATAAAATGCCATCTAAACAGTCCCGTCATTGAAGGCAACAAAGATATCTTTTCAGAGGTTTTCCCAAAATTCTTCTTTAAATGTTTAAAAACACACAGTCTCATAGCAACCCTAAACAAAAGATAAACCATAAAACCAATAATAAATGCATTTTGAAACTTCCCTGTGGTAAATATATATCCCAATATAGAAATTAAAAATATAGGATCAAATATAGTAAGAAGACTTAAGGAAAACTTTTTGTTGATAAATGGCCACAGTAATTTTGCACCGTAAGAATTAAATATATCAAAAAAAGTATGGGAAATTCCTCCTAATAAAGCCCAAAAGGCAAGATTTAATAAACCATAACCCGGATAAAAAAAGTTTAGTAAAAAAGCTATAAACACTGAAGAAGTCACTAATCCTAATACAGAATGGGTAATGCCTCTATGGTTTTTTAAATAGACATAATCCCCCCATTTTTGAAATACTATATCAATGTCCGGAAAAACTGCGCCAACAACCACTGCTGCTGTAGCTGCATCAGCTATAGATACCTCATTGCCTGTAGCCTTTGCTAAGGCAATACCAATAACCCCGTGGGTAAGCGGATCCATCAACCACCCTCCCGTTACCATTTAAATGGTGTTATCATTTAAATGGTCTTATTATATTTCTTTATGCTACCTGTATCCTTGCATACAAAAATTATAGCACTATATCTTTCTAAAGTCATGAGAAATATATTCCCATTTATCAGAATAGGACTTTTGCTTCTTTTAGCTGATTAATTGAAATTATTGTTTATCATCTCTTTTGTCTTTTCTTCATCATATATATAGTAATACTGATTATCAATGTATTCGGGATGTCCGGGCAATGTATAAAAATCCACTTTATTTACATCAATTTTTTTTATACAGTCAATGTAATAGTTAACGTCTCCTATT
The genomic region above belongs to Acetivibrio saccincola and contains:
- a CDS encoding metal-dependent hydrolase; amino-acid sequence: MDPLTHGVIGIALAKATGNEVSIADAATAAVVVGAVFPDIDIVFQKWGDYVYLKNHRGITHSVLGLVTSSVFIAFLLNFFYPGYGLLNLAFWALLGGISHTFFDIFNSYGAKLLWPFINKKFSLSLLTIFDPIFLISILGYIFTTGKFQNAFIIGFMVYLLFRVAMRLCVFKHLKKNFGKTSEKISLLPSMTGLFRWHFILEKKESSIVGEKNIFKKNVKLIKKLYKIQDDILEKVSKSNVGKFFADFTPIFHVDRELAGGITRYVFIDMRYYMRDKFLHHAILEMDEDGKIITSSFNPYSIKRVSKIPEGFGSRGSIFSRIIGA